The sequence TTCAGacagtgaaaaaaaaaaaaaacttatataaTATCTTGACAGCTCACTAATCTTATGATTTGCTGTGGAATTAATTGCTCAGAAAATATGCGACTCCAAATGAATTAATAGCAACATCTCATTATTTTGGATTCTGCATTGCTTTGATAATGGCTATTTGCATATTCTCTCATTTTCCAGGCCTAATGCATGTTTGATAGACTTTATAAGTTTGAAtagtaaaattattaattaaaaaattcgggataaaatcaagattatctcttatttcactatttttctttgtaaaacaaaattatcTATTCTTGatataaatttatcttaatGAAATAATAACTATTCATTGTATTATTTATCTTACATTTATTAATCAATCCATTTCTAAACATAAATATCATAAGTGCTaagtatttttgttttttcttcatATATAAAAGAGAATTAATAATGATTCTTCATTTTTCGTTTCGATGACTCGAACCTTAATTTATtgagtgaaataaaaatatcttattaattgaaCCGTGTTTCATTGTCACCACACAAGTGCTAAGTTATATTCAGTGAAGTTCGCGTATGTGCGACatcaaagattttttttttttcatttcatttgaCGATTTACATTTTTGAATTGGAGAATTCAAAATAGAACGATAACCTTTCATCTCTACAATAGTATAGTGACTTAATAAAACCAAAACAAATAGTAGTATATAAATTGTGTAATTGAACAGGTGTCGGTTGGCGGTTACACGGCGGGACAGCGCGCGAAGCAGGTGCCTGGAGGGACGTACGTGGCCGGGGCATCGATTCTGGTGGGGACCGGAATCACCATGTTTTTGTTGGTTACACTGCGCGTCTTCCCTTTCACCCCGCGATACATCATCCCCGTTGCCGGCATGATGGTGGGGAACGCCATGACCGTCACCGGCGTCACCATCAAGAAGCTCCGCGACGACATCAAGATCCAGATGAGCCTGGTGGAGACGGCTCTTGCTCTGGGAGCCACGCCGCGGCAGGCCACGCTGCAGCAGGTGAAGCGCTCGCTGGTCATAGCGCTGTCGCCGGTGCTGGACAACGCCAAGACGGTGGGGCTGATATCGCTGCCGGGGGCGATGACGGGGCTCATCATGGGCGGGGCCTCGCCTCTTCAGGCCATCCAGCTTCAGATTGTGGTCATGAACATGTTGGTGGGAGCTTCCACCGTTAGCAGCATCATGTCTACCTACCTCTCTTGGCCTTCCTTCTTCACCAAAGCTTATCAATTGGAGACTAACGTCTTCTCCGCCGACTAAACTCATCTCTCCAAATCAAACGAATTGGTCTCAAAATGGAACCATTTTTCTGTAACCCCTCATTAATTATTGTGTTTTCATCAATGTACatgaaatattaataattactcgggctaaaacaaaacaaattatatactccctccgtccccaaaataagttcctctttagggacggcacgggttttaaggaaaatggtaaagtgtattgatagtggagaaaaatatattataattagtattgggaatggtgaaaaggtgaaaaaatgttataattagtattgggagtggtgaaaaagtgaaaagtaagaataaataaagtattattagtggtggggtagttgtcaaaaaatagaaagaaagaaagaggaacttatttgggggacgttccaaaatggaaaaaaaaaggaacttatttcagggacggagggagtatatatttcaTGAATATTTGGATTGACATGTGCAAAGTTGCGCTATTCTCTTAAGGATTTGTGTGGGGTAGGTGCTATGCACTTgccccttaaaaaaattaattttttatatgaattacTTGTTAGAACATGGTATCGTCATATGATTGAGAAAATGATGGCTGTAaaggttttttttattattctttctTGTTGTGTTTCTGTTAACTATAATCACCCTTTTATAGGGCTGAGAAATAATACATAAGGAAAGGACAATTTCTATTCTAATTTGGGATTTTTGATTGCTAATTTCGATTCTTGATTGCATCTCATCCAATTCTTCAATAAATactttcaacactccccctcaagttgagtgatGGGGTTCCCGATACTCAACTTGCCAAGAACTTCTGAAAAACTTTTGGAGTTCACACCCTTAGTTAAGATGTCTGCGAGTTGATCCTCTGATCTCACAAATGGTAGAGCCACGATTTCGCCTTCGATCTTCTCTTTGATAAAGTGTCTATCAACTTCAACATGTTTAGTTCTATCGTGTTGAACAGGGTTCTCAGATATGCTGATGGCAGCTTTGTTGTCGCAGAACAATTGGCAAGTGTTTGTTGGATGAAGACCTAACTCCATTCATAGTCTCCTTAACCACAGAACTTCAGTTAGCCCGCTTTTGATGCCTCTGAACTCTGCTTCTGCACTTAAGAGAGCCACCACTTTCTGTTTCTTACTCTTCCATGATACAAGATTACCTCCGATGAAGGCAAAGTATCCTGCTGTTGATTTCCTGTCAACCGGATTTTCCGCCCAATCAGTATCTGTGTAAGCTTGTATCTCTAGATGTCCAGTCCTCTTGAATAGCACTCCATAGTCAAAGGTCCCTTTCAGATACCTTACAATTCTGAGCGCGGCTTCCAAGTGGTCAGCTTGAGGTTGATGCATAAATTGGCTTACAACACCAACAACATAGGCAATATCAGGTCGTGTATGAGAAAGATAGATGAGTTTCCCTACCAGACGCTGATATTGCCCACGATCAACTAACTCAGCTCCTTCCACAATTTGTAGTCCATGATTTACAGCAATTGGCGTTTTTGCTGGTTTGCAATCCAACATCCCTGTCTCTGCTAGAAGGTCATGGGTGTACTTCTTCTGATTGATGAAAATCCCTTTCTTTGATCTGAGTACTTCGATTCCAAGAAAGTACTTCAGCTTCcctaagtccttcatctcgAACTCTTTGAACAGATCCTCTTTAAACTTTTGAATTTCTTCTAAGTCATTCCCTATTAtaatcatgtcatcaacataaatgactAAGTAAGAGATAAGATCACCTCGtttcttcaagaataaggtGTGATTTGAGTTACTCTGCTGGTACCTAAACTTTTTCATAGCTGTggtgaatcttccaaaccaagctctgggagaTTGTTGAGACTATATAGAGTTTTCTTCAATTTGCACACCTCGCCATCTTCGAAGTCGTCTGGAAAACCCTGAGGCACTTCCATGTAGACCTCTCTCCCTTCTTCGAGCTCTCCATGAAGGAAGGCATTTGTAACATcaaactgatgaagatcccaatcTTTGTTGGCAGCTATGGAGAAAAGAACTCTGACAATGTTCATTTTTGCAACTGGTGAGAAGGTCTCCTCATAGTCGATCTCATACATCTGGGTGTATCATTTTGCAACCAATCGAGCTTTGTACAgctcaatagatccatctgGTTTCCTCTTGGTTGTAAAGACCCACTTGCATCCTACAGGCTTCTTTCTCTTCAGTAATATACACTTCTCCCATGTATGATTCCGATTTAAAGCACCAATCTCCTTTTTCATGGCATTCCTCCAGTGGTCGATTTTGAGAGCTTGTTCGATTGTGTGTGGGATCTCTTCATCGTACAAGGCTGCTTCATAAGCAGTGGCAGTTTTGGACAAGTTCCCTTTGGCGATATTTCCAATAGAGTACTGAGAATTCCTCCCAGACTTTTCTGGAGTATATCGTTTGGGAGGAATACCCCGAGTACTCCTAGGAGGTAACACATATCTCCCGGTATCTCCAACCACCGTATGCTCCTCATGTTCTTCTTCAACAACTTGAGGAATATGATCAGTTGAGTCGAAAACTACAGTAGTAGGTTCAGACGTCCTTACCTCAGATATCAGCGGCAGAGAATATATGGGCAGCTCATGTGGTGGACTGGATTGCTCAGAAGTGGATGAAACATGCTCGGTGGCAAGGCTAACTATTTCTATTGGATCTGCTGCTTCCGGGcctggcattggtaaccaacttaacaagtCGATTAGAAGTGGATCTGCTGCTTCCGGGcctggcattggtaaccaacttaacaagtCGATCTCACTATTTCCACTCCCCCTCTGACTGTTAAGGTGGTTactgtaaaaatactcagtttcgAGGAAGTTACAGTTCATGGTTGTTATAACTTGACGGGTTTGAGGATTATAACACCTATACCCTTTTTTATTAACCCCATATCCTACAAACACACACTTAACCGCACAAGGAGAGAGTTTAGTCCGTTCGTGTTTAGGAATGTGAACAAAAACAGAACACCCAAAAACTCAAGGTTGAAGAGTAAGAGCAAGGGGTATAGTGGCCAGAGTGGATAGTTTCTGCAATGGGGTTTCAAGTTGAAGAGTTTTAGTTGGAAGGCGATTAAAAAGATAAGCGGATGTGGCATCGGCTTCAGGCCAAAAAGATGTGGGTACACGAGATTCAATCATCATGGCACGAGTCATTTAAAgtaaaattcgattttttctcTCAGCAACGCCATTTTGTTCAGGAGTGTGGGGGCAAGTAGTTTGGTGGATTATTCTCTTTTGTTGAAAAAGATTTTTCATGGAATTATTCACaaactccccccccccccattatCAGACCTCAGAATTTGGATATTTTTCTGAAACTGAGTTTGGATCATAGCATAAAAAtgagtaaatttttcaaaaacctgagatttatgttttaaaaaatatacccatgtcatcctagtgcaatcatcaacAGATagcagaaaatatttaaaaccatGTCCGCCCGTAACCGGtgaaggaccccaaacatcataATGTACTAGAGAAAAAATTGAGTTTACTTGTGTATTACTAGGTTTAAACGAATGTCTATGActtttagctaaaacacaaGTTTCACAAGACACAGCTTAATTTTTCACTAATTTAGGGAATAAAAGCTTAAGATAACCCGTGGATGGATGCCCTAATCGGCGATGCGaaagccaggcttcccggtcagc comes from Salvia miltiorrhiza cultivar Shanhuang (shh) chromosome 3, IMPLAD_Smil_shh, whole genome shotgun sequence and encodes:
- the LOC131016714 gene encoding protein ALUMINUM SENSITIVE 3 — encoded protein: MEWEWALEFLKGMIQPVAALSVVAMAVALSYFQKLGLEWEMAYSIFRAFLQLSIIGFVLEFIFKQDNAIWILMAYLFMVSVGGYTAGQRAKQVPGGTYVAGASILVGTGITMFLLVTLRVFPFTPRYIIPVAGMMVGNAMTVTGVTIKKLRDDIKIQMSLVETALALGATPRQATLQQVKRSLVIALSPVLDNAKTVGLISLPGAMTGLIMGGASPLQAIQLQIVVMNMLVGASTVSSIMSTYLSWPSFFTKAYQLETNVFSAD